In a genomic window of Curtobacterium sp. MCBD17_035:
- a CDS encoding sugar ABC transporter permease: MSAIKSSIRAARRPTSSRRRAWLRTDNPAAWLMLAPAVVLLLWWFAYPIAQSVVLSVQQVGKFDFDQRSFVGLQNFGQLFADPAFGRSLGITATFVAGVVPAQTVLAIVVAAVLRGATVGKGALRTAYFVPYMTSTVAITTIFMQLFVKGGIASTALSLFGLPNATWYASPGLALWFLVIVYVYMFVGLYIVIFVGGMETIPADLYEAAEMDGAGAFRQFLSVTLPGVRPFTAFVVLTGIIQAIQVFDQAYVISGGTVLGSPAGATSTIVIFIYQQAFRLSNIGYASAATVILLAIVILAGVVSRLLGPKEQDA; the protein is encoded by the coding sequence GTGAGTGCCATCAAGAGCTCCATCAGGGCGGCGCGACGGCCCACGTCGTCGCGCCGCCGCGCCTGGCTCCGGACCGACAACCCGGCCGCGTGGCTCATGCTCGCCCCCGCGGTGGTCCTGCTGCTGTGGTGGTTCGCCTACCCGATCGCGCAGTCCGTCGTGCTCAGCGTGCAGCAGGTCGGAAAGTTCGACTTCGACCAGCGCAGCTTCGTCGGGCTGCAGAACTTCGGGCAGCTGTTCGCCGACCCGGCGTTCGGCCGCTCCCTCGGGATCACGGCGACCTTCGTGGCGGGCGTCGTCCCGGCCCAGACGGTCCTGGCGATCGTCGTCGCCGCCGTCCTGCGCGGTGCCACCGTCGGCAAGGGCGCACTCCGCACCGCGTACTTCGTGCCCTACATGACATCGACCGTCGCGATCACGACGATCTTCATGCAGCTGTTCGTCAAGGGCGGCATCGCGTCCACCGCACTGTCGCTGTTCGGCCTGCCGAACGCGACCTGGTACGCGAGCCCCGGCCTGGCGCTGTGGTTCCTCGTGATCGTGTACGTGTACATGTTCGTCGGGCTGTACATCGTGATCTTCGTCGGGGGCATGGAGACGATCCCGGCGGACCTGTACGAGGCCGCCGAGATGGACGGTGCGGGCGCCTTCCGTCAGTTCCTCAGCGTGACGCTGCCGGGCGTGCGTCCGTTCACCGCGTTCGTGGTGCTGACCGGGATCATCCAGGCGATCCAGGTCTTCGACCAGGCGTACGTCATCTCCGGCGGCACCGTGCTCGGGAGCCCGGCCGGTGCGACCTCGACGATCGTGATCTTCATCTACCAGCAGGCGTTCCGCTTGAGCAACATCGGGTACGCCTCGGCGGCGACCGTGATCCTGCTCGCCATCGTGATCCTCGCCGGCGTCGTCAGCCGGCTCCTCGGCCCGAAGGAGCAGGACGCATGA
- a CDS encoding carbohydrate ABC transporter permease, with protein sequence MSATSTQRTAVTRPSTPTSGTGRPMRSHRTQQTVARSARYTFLIVFGLIMVAPLLFVLYCSFLSPADFFSIVPPSHLTLSNYTYVFTHAPIGRWYANTAIVTGCVVAGAVIVNTLAGWALARLQFRGKRVVFTGIIVILLVPLQAYLIPLYLQIVKLGWLNTYAALIIPFIVNPLLIFLMRQSFGTIPKDLEEAAALDGANRFRIFLRIGLPLSVTAIATQAILAGTWTWNSFLIPVTMTSDKDMYVLTLGLNSLQSQNYTLPTVQMAGVVLLTLPVVAMFLVFQRFIVPSIASSGIKG encoded by the coding sequence ATGAGCGCCACCTCGACGCAGCGCACCGCGGTCACCCGCCCGAGCACACCGACCAGCGGCACCGGTCGCCCGATGCGCTCGCACCGCACCCAGCAGACGGTCGCCCGGTCCGCCCGGTACACGTTCCTCATCGTGTTCGGACTGATCATGGTCGCCCCGCTGCTGTTCGTGCTGTACTGCTCGTTCCTGTCGCCAGCGGACTTCTTCTCGATCGTCCCGCCGTCACACCTGACCCTGTCGAACTACACGTACGTGTTCACGCACGCCCCGATCGGACGCTGGTACGCGAACACCGCGATCGTCACGGGCTGCGTCGTCGCCGGCGCCGTCATCGTGAACACCCTGGCGGGTTGGGCGCTGGCCCGTCTGCAGTTCCGCGGCAAGCGCGTCGTGTTCACGGGCATCATCGTGATCCTGCTCGTGCCGCTGCAGGCGTACCTCATCCCGCTCTACCTGCAGATCGTCAAGCTCGGCTGGCTGAACACCTACGCGGCGCTCATCATCCCGTTCATCGTCAACCCGCTCCTCATCTTCCTCATGCGGCAGTCGTTCGGCACGATCCCGAAGGACCTCGAGGAGGCCGCGGCGCTCGACGGCGCGAACCGCTTCCGGATCTTCCTGCGGATCGGGCTGCCACTGTCGGTCACGGCGATCGCCACGCAGGCGATCCTCGCCGGCACGTGGACGTGGAACAGCTTCCTCATCCCGGTGACGATGACGAGCGACAAGGACATGTACGTCCTGACGCTCGGCCTCAACAGCCTGCAGTCGCAGAACTACACGCTGCCGACGGTGCAGATGGCGGGCGTGGTGCTGCTCACCCTGCCCGTCGTGGCGATGTTCCTCGTGTTCCAGCGGTTCATCGTGCCGAGCATCGCGTCGAGCGGCATCAAGGGATGA
- the gcvT gene encoding glycine cleavage system aminomethyltransferase GcvT: protein MTDPTPSGSAGPSVHRRSPLHEAHAAAGATFTDFAGWQMPVRYSSDLAEHHAVRSAAGLFDLSHMAEIGVQGPDAGAYLDAALAGKHATMPVGRAKYSLLLTDDGGVLDDVVVYRTEDDAFLVVANAANRDVAVAALRDRAVGHDVEVTDDSDTTALVAIQGPAAAGTLDALVVADRLQPETPLDELRYYRVLHASFDLQDVLIARTGYTGEDGFEIYCPTDLAPVLWDALLDAGADRGVVPAGLAARDTLRLEAGMPLYGHELDTTVRPAQAGLGRVVAMDTEFVGRAGVTPATDAPLLVGLVMEGRRAARAGYPVLDGGQTVGTVTSGALSPTLGHPVAMAYVDPAVATRGTVLRVDVRGTAVPATVSELPFYRRPASAAPGQKG from the coding sequence ATGACCGATCCGACCCCGTCGGGCAGTGCCGGACCATCGGTGCACCGCCGATCCCCACTCCACGAGGCCCATGCCGCCGCCGGCGCCACGTTCACGGACTTCGCGGGCTGGCAGATGCCCGTCCGGTACAGCTCCGACCTCGCCGAGCACCACGCCGTGCGCAGCGCGGCGGGGCTGTTCGACCTCTCGCACATGGCGGAGATCGGTGTCCAGGGGCCCGACGCCGGCGCGTACCTCGACGCCGCGCTCGCGGGCAAGCACGCCACGATGCCCGTCGGTCGGGCGAAGTACTCGCTGCTCCTGACCGACGACGGCGGCGTGCTCGACGACGTCGTCGTGTACCGCACCGAGGACGACGCGTTCCTCGTCGTCGCGAACGCCGCCAACCGCGACGTCGCCGTCGCCGCGCTGCGCGACCGCGCGGTGGGCCACGACGTCGAGGTCACGGACGACAGCGACACCACGGCCCTCGTCGCGATCCAGGGCCCGGCCGCCGCGGGCACGCTCGACGCGCTCGTCGTCGCCGATCGCCTGCAGCCCGAGACGCCGCTCGACGAGCTCCGCTACTACCGCGTCCTGCACGCCTCGTTCGACCTGCAGGACGTCCTCATCGCCCGCACCGGCTACACGGGCGAGGACGGCTTCGAGATCTACTGCCCCACGGACCTGGCGCCCGTGCTCTGGGACGCCCTGCTCGACGCCGGTGCCGACCGCGGCGTCGTGCCCGCCGGGCTCGCCGCACGCGACACGCTCCGGCTCGAGGCCGGGATGCCGCTGTACGGCCACGAACTCGACACCACCGTGCGTCCCGCGCAGGCCGGACTCGGTCGCGTCGTCGCGATGGACACGGAATTCGTCGGGAGGGCCGGGGTCACGCCCGCCACCGACGCCCCGCTCCTCGTCGGGCTCGTCATGGAGGGTCGCCGTGCCGCCCGTGCCGGTTACCCGGTGCTCGACGGCGGCCAGACCGTCGGCACGGTCACCTCGGGCGCCCTGTCACCGACGCTCGGGCACCCCGTCGCCATGGCGTACGTCGACCCTGCGGTCGCCACCCGGGGCACCGTCCTGCGCGTCGACGTGCGCGGCACCGCCGTCCCGGCGACCGTCTCCGAACTCCCCTTCTACCGCCGCCCCGCCAGCGCCGCCCCAGGCCAGAAAGGCTGA
- a CDS encoding alpha/beta fold hydrolase: MTRIDQLRRGGLVLDVDDSGPEDGPVAVLLHGFPADRSTWRAVTPLLTAEGLRVVAPDQRGYAVGARPEGRRAYRRDWLVDDVLALADRLGAERVHLVGHDWGGLVAWRLAQRAPDRLASLTVLATPHPRAMALAAVRSDQALRSWYIAAFQVPWLPERLLRGRLVPVLESMGLARATAERYDRRMREPGALRAAIDWYRALALPTPAGTPRVDSLVRVPTSYLWGSRDAALGRVAAEATERYVAAPYRFVAVDEDHWLPENAAALVAEVVLDRVRSVTA; encoded by the coding sequence ATGACCCGCATCGACCAGCTCCGCCGCGGCGGCCTCGTCCTCGACGTCGACGACAGCGGCCCAGAAGACGGTCCGGTCGCGGTCCTCCTCCACGGGTTCCCCGCCGACCGGAGCACCTGGCGGGCGGTCACGCCGCTCCTGACGGCCGAGGGCCTCCGCGTCGTCGCGCCGGACCAACGCGGGTACGCGGTCGGGGCGCGGCCGGAGGGACGCCGCGCGTACCGGCGCGACTGGCTCGTCGACGACGTCCTGGCGCTCGCCGACCGACTGGGCGCAGAGCGGGTCCACCTCGTCGGCCACGACTGGGGCGGGCTGGTCGCCTGGCGGCTCGCGCAGCGGGCTCCCGACCGGCTCGCGTCGCTCACGGTCCTGGCGACCCCGCACCCGCGGGCGATGGCGCTCGCGGCGGTCCGCTCCGACCAGGCCCTGCGGTCGTGGTACATCGCGGCGTTCCAGGTGCCCTGGCTCCCCGAACGGCTGCTCCGGGGGCGTCTCGTCCCGGTGCTCGAGAGCATGGGCCTCGCACGCGCCACCGCCGAGCGGTACGACCGCCGGATGCGCGAGCCAGGAGCACTGCGCGCGGCGATCGACTGGTACCGCGCACTGGCGCTGCCCACTCCGGCCGGCACGCCGCGCGTCGACTCGCTGGTCCGTGTCCCGACGTCATACCTGTGGGGCTCCCGGGACGCGGCACTCGGTCGGGTCGCGGCCGAGGCGACCGAGCGGTACGTCGCGGCGCCCTACCGGTTCGTGGCCGTCGACGAGGACCACTGGCTGCCCGAGAACGCGGCCGCGCTCGTGGCCGAGGTGGTGCTCGACCGCGTGCGGTCCGTCACGGCGTAG
- the gcvP gene encoding aminomethyl-transferring glycine dehydrogenase, whose protein sequence is MTQHDRTPQADQNLQTTFADRHIGTGAADQRLMLETVGYDSLDALVRAAVPAAIHAEPVVDSVIPGAVGETEALAELRRMAARNTVRRPMIGLGYHGTHTPAVIQRNVLENPSWYTAYTPYQPEISQGRLEALINFQTMVADLTGMATAGASMLDEGTAVVEGMLLARRASKVRGDVFLVDRDVLPQTMALLEHRAEAVGITLRTFDVAGGPDQVDVEGAFGLVVQYPGASGRVVDPASVIERIHDGGGIAVVAADLLAMTLLASPGDLGADVAVGTTQRFGVPLGFGGPHAGYLAVRAGLERQLPGRLVGVSFDADGGMAYRLSLQTREQHIRREKATSNICTAQVLLAVMASMYAVYHGPEGLRFIADRVARTTAAIADAARAAGIGVPVDAWFDTLTLRAPGRAAAIVDAARDRGYLLHLVDADTLQLSADETTTPEDVAALAAVFRDVAAAHSEASESAASTMTVPMAEAAVRDAAPGLPAALRRESAYLTHPVFQAHRSETRMMRYLKHLADKDYALDRGMIPLGSCTMKLNAATEMAAVTWPEFAGIHPFAPREDVAGYLSMIADLESWLAEVTGYDTVSVQPNAGSQGELAGLLAIRGYHRANGDTARTVCLIPQSAHGTNAASAVLAGMRVVVVACDEDGNVDLADLRAKTEQHRDDLAALMITYPSTHGVYEHEIRAICDAVHEAGGQVYVDGANLNALLGHARFGDFGGDVSHLNLHKTFCIPHGGGGPGVGPVAARAHLAPFLPGHPFAQDADRRPGSVTPDGADRLAHGGGPVSAAPYGSPSILPITWTYVRMMGVEGLTRATESAVLGANYLAAKLRDAFPVLYTGDDGLVAHECILDLRPLREATGITVDDVAKRLIDYGFHAPTMSFPVAGTLMVEPTESEDLAELDRFVDAMLAIRAEADEVAAGTWPANDNPLVGAPHTASSVIAGEWAHAYTREQAVYPLPGIAGRKYWPPVRRIDQAYGDRNLVCACPPIEAFAQA, encoded by the coding sequence ATGACCCAGCACGACCGGACCCCGCAGGCCGACCAGAACCTGCAGACCACCTTCGCCGACCGCCACATCGGCACGGGCGCGGCCGACCAGCGCCTCATGCTCGAGACCGTCGGGTACGACTCCCTCGACGCGCTCGTCCGCGCGGCCGTCCCCGCCGCGATCCACGCCGAGCCCGTCGTCGACTCGGTGATCCCCGGTGCCGTCGGCGAGACCGAGGCGCTCGCGGAACTCCGTCGGATGGCGGCACGGAACACCGTGCGCCGCCCGATGATCGGACTCGGCTACCACGGCACCCACACGCCCGCCGTCATCCAGCGGAACGTGCTCGAGAACCCGAGCTGGTACACGGCCTACACGCCGTACCAGCCGGAGATCTCGCAGGGCCGGCTGGAGGCCCTCATCAACTTCCAGACGATGGTCGCGGACCTGACGGGCATGGCCACCGCGGGCGCCTCGATGCTCGACGAGGGCACCGCGGTCGTCGAGGGCATGCTGCTCGCCCGCCGGGCCTCGAAGGTCCGCGGGGACGTGTTCCTCGTCGACCGGGACGTCCTGCCGCAGACCATGGCGCTGCTCGAGCACCGGGCCGAGGCCGTCGGCATCACCCTGCGCACGTTCGACGTCGCCGGGGGACCGGACCAGGTCGACGTCGAGGGCGCCTTCGGACTCGTCGTGCAGTACCCGGGCGCGTCCGGCCGGGTCGTCGACCCCGCGTCGGTGATCGAGCGGATCCACGACGGGGGCGGCATCGCCGTCGTCGCGGCGGACCTGCTCGCGATGACGCTCCTCGCGTCGCCCGGTGACCTCGGCGCGGACGTCGCCGTCGGCACGACCCAGCGCTTCGGCGTGCCGCTCGGCTTCGGTGGACCGCACGCCGGCTACCTCGCCGTCCGCGCGGGCCTCGAGCGGCAGCTGCCCGGTCGCCTCGTCGGGGTGTCCTTCGACGCGGACGGTGGCATGGCCTACCGCCTCAGCCTGCAGACCCGCGAGCAGCACATCCGGCGCGAGAAGGCGACGAGCAACATCTGCACCGCGCAGGTGCTCCTCGCCGTCATGGCCTCGATGTACGCCGTCTACCACGGCCCCGAGGGCCTGCGGTTCATCGCCGACCGGGTCGCCCGCACCACCGCCGCGATCGCCGACGCGGCTCGTGCCGCCGGGATCGGCGTGCCCGTCGATGCCTGGTTCGACACACTGACGCTCCGCGCCCCCGGCCGGGCCGCCGCGATCGTCGACGCGGCGCGTGACCGCGGGTACCTCCTGCATCTCGTCGACGCGGACACCCTCCAGCTCTCGGCGGACGAGACGACCACGCCCGAGGACGTCGCAGCGCTCGCCGCCGTGTTCCGCGACGTCGCCGCAGCCCACTCGGAGGCCTCCGAGTCGGCCGCGTCGACCATGACCGTCCCGATGGCGGAGGCCGCCGTGCGTGACGCCGCCCCGGGCCTCCCGGCCGCGCTGCGGCGCGAGTCGGCGTACCTGACGCACCCCGTGTTCCAGGCGCACCGCAGCGAGACCCGGATGATGCGTTACCTCAAGCACCTCGCCGACAAGGACTACGCGCTCGACCGCGGCATGATCCCGCTCGGCAGCTGCACGATGAAGCTCAACGCCGCGACCGAGATGGCCGCCGTCACCTGGCCGGAGTTCGCGGGGATCCACCCGTTCGCGCCGCGTGAGGACGTCGCCGGGTACCTGTCGATGATCGCCGACCTGGAGTCGTGGCTCGCCGAGGTCACCGGGTACGACACCGTCTCGGTGCAGCCGAACGCCGGGAGCCAGGGTGAGCTCGCCGGACTCCTGGCCATCCGCGGGTACCACCGCGCCAACGGGGACACCGCACGCACGGTCTGCCTCATCCCACAGAGCGCGCACGGGACGAACGCCGCGAGCGCCGTGCTCGCGGGCATGCGCGTGGTCGTCGTGGCGTGCGACGAGGACGGCAACGTCGACCTCGCCGACCTCCGCGCCAAGACCGAGCAGCACCGGGACGACCTGGCCGCGCTCATGATCACCTACCCGTCGACGCACGGTGTGTACGAGCACGAGATCCGTGCGATCTGCGACGCCGTGCACGAGGCCGGCGGGCAGGTCTACGTCGACGGCGCGAACCTCAACGCGCTGCTCGGGCACGCGCGCTTCGGCGACTTCGGCGGCGACGTCTCGCACCTCAACCTGCACAAGACGTTCTGCATCCCGCACGGCGGCGGCGGACCCGGTGTCGGACCGGTGGCCGCCAGGGCACACCTGGCCCCGTTCCTCCCCGGCCATCCGTTCGCGCAGGACGCCGACCGTCGCCCCGGCTCGGTCACGCCGGACGGCGCGGACCGGCTCGCGCACGGTGGCGGACCCGTCTCGGCGGCGCCGTACGGCAGCCCGAGCATCCTGCCCATCACGTGGACCTACGTCCGCATGATGGGCGTCGAGGGGCTCACGCGCGCCACCGAGTCGGCCGTGCTCGGCGCGAACTACCTGGCCGCGAAGCTGCGCGACGCGTTCCCCGTCCTCTACACGGGCGACGACGGCCTCGTCGCGCACGAGTGCATCCTCGACCTCCGGCCGTTGCGCGAGGCGACCGGCATCACCGTGGACGACGTCGCGAAGCGCCTGATCGACTACGGGTTCCACGCACCGACGATGTCGTTCCCGGTCGCGGGCACGCTCATGGTCGAGCCGACCGAGAGCGAGGACTTGGCGGAGCTCGACCGGTTCGTCGACGCCATGCTCGCGATCCGTGCCGAGGCCGACGAGGTCGCCGCGGGCACCTGGCCGGCCAACGACAACCCGCTCGTCGGGGCGCCGCACACCGCGTCGAGCGTCATCGCGGGGGAGTGGGCGCACGCCTACACGCGTGAGCAGGCCGTCTACCCGCTGCCGGGCATCGCCGGTCGCAAGTACTGGCCGCCCGTGCGCCGGATCGACCAGGCGTACGGGGACCGCAACCTCGTGTGCGCCTGCCCGCCGATCGAGGCGTTCGCGCAGGCCTGA
- a CDS encoding BlaI/MecI/CopY family transcriptional regulator — protein MAGQRSRPRGQLEQAVLDVLWSAGPDGLTAREVLDRCDEPRPALTTVLTVLERLGRKGGVLRDEQADAPLRFRASRSRADHAASLMESALAASSDREAALLRFTGSLASDDLEALRRAIDARARS, from the coding sequence GTGGCCGGACAGCGATCGCGCCCGCGTGGGCAGCTCGAGCAGGCGGTGCTCGACGTGCTCTGGTCCGCGGGCCCCGACGGCCTCACCGCGCGTGAGGTCCTCGACCGCTGCGACGAACCACGACCCGCGCTGACCACCGTGCTGACGGTGCTCGAGCGCCTCGGGCGGAAGGGCGGGGTGCTCCGCGACGAACAGGCCGACGCCCCCCTGCGGTTCCGCGCGAGCCGCTCCCGCGCCGACCACGCCGCGTCCCTCATGGAGTCCGCGCTCGCCGCGTCGAGCGACCGCGAGGCCGCGCTGCTCCGCTTCACCGGCTCCCTGGCGTCGGACGACCTCGAGGCCCTGCGTCGCGCGATCGACGCGCGCGCCCGGTCCTGA
- a CDS encoding M56 family metallopeptidase — protein MIVWGVALVVTAVVVAAAAPRLLTRWAWTIDRPRTALVSWCAAVLIGVGGSVSGVTLVALGSRHGADPFRLAASPTHGAHLVVAVAAVLAFVVAVRVPPGPEHAAVRAALRTGAAERRRVAGTEIAVVAGERALACAVPGRDRTVLVSTGLAARLRPDELDAVVAHEAAHLTGHHAAVVGVAASIERAVPWVPGARAMASATRVLVEFAADDTAARRVGAEVVARAIERSDVGGAAPLTGVRVARLRRPATPGQRRWRAAPVTSRKKSA, from the coding sequence GTGATCGTCTGGGGCGTCGCCCTCGTCGTGACCGCGGTCGTCGTGGCCGCCGCCGCTCCCCGGCTGCTCACCCGGTGGGCGTGGACGATCGACCGCCCCCGGACCGCGCTCGTCAGCTGGTGCGCCGCGGTCCTGATCGGGGTCGGCGGCTCCGTGTCGGGCGTCACGCTCGTCGCGCTCGGGAGTCGACACGGGGCGGACCCGTTCCGGCTGGCGGCCTCGCCGACCCACGGCGCGCACCTCGTGGTGGCCGTCGCCGCGGTGCTCGCGTTCGTGGTCGCCGTCCGCGTCCCTCCCGGGCCGGAGCACGCGGCCGTCCGCGCGGCCCTGCGAACCGGGGCGGCGGAACGTCGTCGGGTCGCCGGGACCGAGATCGCGGTGGTCGCGGGCGAGCGCGCCCTGGCGTGCGCCGTGCCCGGACGCGACCGCACCGTGCTCGTCAGCACCGGACTGGCAGCGCGCCTCCGTCCCGACGAACTCGATGCCGTCGTCGCACACGAGGCGGCGCACCTGACGGGGCACCACGCGGCCGTGGTCGGCGTCGCGGCGTCGATCGAGCGGGCGGTGCCGTGGGTGCCCGGCGCGCGCGCCATGGCGAGTGCGACCCGGGTCCTGGTCGAGTTCGCCGCCGACGACACCGCCGCCAGACGCGTCGGTGCCGAGGTGGTGGCCCGAGCGATCGAGCGCAGTGACGTCGGTGGTGCGGCGCCCCTGACCGGCGTCCGGGTCGCTCGACTCCGGAGGCCGGCCACACCGGGTCAGCGCCGGTGGCGGGCAGCTCCGGTGACGTCGCGGAAGAAGTCGGCGTAG
- a CDS encoding FBP domain-containing protein, whose translation MRGTVKALTESDIRSSFVNATPEELDHLPIPGLHEMLWDEREYLGWRDPQAARRGYMVHWMDGRPTGIVVRAAGGSLRPGIAAMCSFCHSPQPATQVRLFSAARAGESGRNGNTIGSYICEDLACSLLIRVAPPHLNPPETIAARSAALLQRVQNFTADVMKTA comes from the coding sequence ATGAGGGGGACCGTGAAGGCACTCACCGAGTCCGACATCCGATCGTCGTTCGTCAACGCGACCCCGGAGGAGCTCGACCACCTGCCGATCCCGGGTCTGCACGAGATGCTCTGGGACGAGCGCGAGTACCTCGGTTGGCGCGACCCGCAGGCCGCCCGTCGCGGCTACATGGTCCACTGGATGGACGGCCGCCCCACCGGGATCGTCGTCCGCGCGGCCGGCGGTTCGCTCCGGCCGGGCATCGCGGCGATGTGCTCCTTCTGCCACTCACCCCAGCCGGCCACGCAGGTCCGGTTGTTCTCGGCTGCGCGTGCCGGCGAGTCCGGCCGGAACGGCAACACCATCGGGTCCTACATCTGCGAGGACCTGGCGTGCTCGCTCCTCATCCGCGTGGCGCCCCCGCACCTCAACCCGCCCGAGACGATCGCAGCCCGGTCCGCGGCCCTGCTCCAGCGCGTGCAGAACTTCACCGCGGACGTCATGAAGACCGCGTGA
- the gcvH gene encoding glycine cleavage system protein GcvH, which yields MTDITALRYTKDHEWLLVEGDVVTVGITQFAADQLGDVVFVELPEVGTAATAGQTLGEIESTKSVGELFSPIEGTVVERNDAVVDTPDLVNQDPFGGAWLVKIQVDGTSFPEDLMDHEAYAAFAG from the coding sequence ATGACCGACATCACCGCGCTCCGCTACACCAAGGACCACGAGTGGCTCCTCGTCGAGGGTGACGTCGTCACCGTCGGCATCACCCAGTTCGCCGCGGACCAGCTCGGCGACGTCGTGTTCGTCGAGCTCCCCGAGGTCGGCACCGCCGCGACGGCCGGACAGACCCTCGGCGAGATCGAGTCGACGAAGAGCGTCGGCGAGCTGTTCTCGCCGATCGAGGGCACCGTCGTCGAGCGCAACGACGCCGTCGTGGACACCCCGGACCTCGTCAACCAGGACCCCTTCGGTGGGGCCTGGCTCGTCAAGATCCAGGTCGACGGCACCAGCTTCCCCGAGGACCTCATGGACCACGAGGCGTACGCCGCCTTCGCGGGCTGA